GCACCAAATCTAATTCGTAATGTAACACTTTATCATATAAAATTGTACTCAACGCCAAATCATAGGGTTGATATTGAAACAATGGATAAGTCTCAACATGAATACGATGAAAGTATATATTTGGTAATTTAATGTTTAATCTTGCAGGTACATTTGTACTAAAAAAATGTACTTCATGCCCTTTCTCCGCTAAATCCATTCCGAGTTCTGTTGCTACAATTCCACTACCTCCGTAGGTTGGATAGCATACAATTCCTATTTTCATTCGCGATTTTTATTTAGACAAATTTAAGGCAAAATTGCGTCATATATTACTTGTCGGATATTTTCTCTCACTTTTTTTATCGATAAATAATTTGGTTCAATAGTTTGATTCACTCTATTTGATAGAAAAATATAAACAATATTGTATTTAGGATCCGCCCAGACCATAGTTCCTGTAAAACCTGTATGACCAAAACTTTCGGCTGATGGACCTTTTGTAGAAACCGTTTGCATTTTGTCAAAGCCTGCACCTCGATGATTTCCTTTGAATTGTTGTTTGGTAAATTCTGCAACCACTTCTGGTTTCAAATAAACCTCATCACCATATTCGCCACCATTCAAATAGAGTTGCATCAACTTTGCCAAATCAATCGAGTTAGAAAATAACCCCGCATGACCAGCAATTCCGCCAATCATCGCTGCACCTTGATCGTGTACAAAACCATGCACCAATTGATTTCTGTAGGTTTTATCGTATTCAGTTGGAATGATATCTTCTAAACTAAATTTTTCTTTCGGATTAAAAGTGGTACGGTACATTCCAAGATTTTGGTAAAATTTTTCTTGCGTTAATTGATTTAGATCTTTTCCAAAATCTTTTTCTAATTTCTTCTTAAAAATATAATAGCCTAAATCTGAGTATTCATAAGACTTACGACCAAGTTGTGATTTATAAATATCTTCATAAATCGTATCTTTTATCGAATTGATGATATAAATATTATCCGTTACTTTTATTTGATGCTCCTCATCTTGTTTACGTGAATAGAAATCCAAATAAAGACGCGCATTTTTCACATTAACCGTTTCGTTGTAAAAGCCAATCCAAGGTTTAAGACCAGCTTGATGTGCCAAAACTTCACGAACTTTTAAAGAAGATTTGTTCGTATTCTTAGCATCGGTATCAATTTCACCAACTGTTTGATCAAGGTTTAATTTACCTTCGCCGACCCCCAACATCAACAAAGGCAACGTTGCCGTCACCTTTGTTACAGAAGCAACATCATACAAATCTGTCCACTTCACTTTTTTTGAAGAATTTTTATCTTGTGTTCCAAAGCTTTTGTCGTACACGACTTTTCCATCTTTCGCAACTAAAATTTGCATTCCAGGCGTGTAACGATTTGCTATTGCTTCTTCGGCAAGTCTATCTATTTCTGAGAGTTTTTTTTTCCTAAACTTACATTTTCAGGCGCTGTAAACCCTAAACGATTGATATGTTTTGTTACAATTCCTTGACCTTCCTTCAAATTTTGATTGATATCTACAGGAAAAGTTCCGTCAGCATCAATTGCTCCAAAAATAATTTGTGCTGCTGCTGCTTGCGCATCTTTCGTATTTTGATAATGAACCGTAACGGCATCTAAATTTGATAAATCAAGATCTTTCAATCCATAAGGACTTGTAAACAATGAAAAGATTTTCTTTTTGTCTTTTGGCAATGCATTCAATATAGCTTTCGAATTTGCAGACAATTTATAAGGTTTGTAAACTGTTTCATTTGACAAAAATGCCCCAGCAATAACAACATCATAATCATTTAGTAAATTGATT
This portion of the Empedobacter stercoris genome encodes:
- a CDS encoding serine hydrolase domain-containing protein gives rise to the protein MQILVAKDGKVVYDKSFGTQDKNSSKKVKWTDLYDVASVTKVTATLPLLMLGVGEGKLNLDQTVGEIDTDAKNTNKSSLKVREVLAHQAGLKPWIGFYNETVNVKNARLYLDFYSRKQDEEHQIKVTDNIYIINSIKDTIYEDIYKSQLGRKSYEYSDLGYYIFKKKLEKDFGKDLNQLTQEKFYQNLGMYRTTFNPKEKFSLEDIIPTEYDKTYRNQLVHGFVHDQGAAMIGGIAGHAGLFSNSIDLAKLMQLYLNGGEYGDEVYLKPEVVAEFTKQQFKGNHRGAGFDKMQTVSTKGPSAESFGHTGFTGTMVWADPKYNIVYIFLSNRVNQTIEPNYLSIKKVRENIRQVIYDAILP